A single region of the Triticum dicoccoides isolate Atlit2015 ecotype Zavitan chromosome 2B, WEW_v2.0, whole genome shotgun sequence genome encodes:
- the LOC119361141 gene encoding probable purine permease 11 has protein sequence MVLLDMLVVLCGQTVATLLGRYYYNSDGNSKWMATLTQFGGSPLLAILLLLTARDPVGEPRPAAAKMVAIYLGLGTLIGFDNLMYSYALQYLPVSTFALVAATQLAFNSITSRLINAQRFTALIANSVVVLTFSAALLGVCSSSDGTSAADLPRGMYTLGFVLTLSASAVFALILSLFEVTFEKAVGGRTLRWVLRVQMCTNFVAATVAVCGLLASGEWRTIPGEMAAFEDGRARYVATMVGTAVSWQAMSVATLRLITRVSSLFANVTGTVSLPLVPVFAVVLFGDRMTGIKAVAMLMAVWGFLSYVYQHYLDGRRAAANGDESGAAECCFCKARAGGEAVLLA, from the coding sequence ATGGTGCTGCTGGACATGCTCGTGGTGCTCTGCGGGCAGACCGTGGCCACCCTGCTGGGCCGCTACTACTACAACTCCGACGGCAACAGCAAGTGGATGGCCACGCTCACGCAGTTCGGCGGCTCGCCCCTGctcgccatcctcctcctcctcacggcGCGCGACCCCGTCGGCGAGCCCCGGCCGGCGGCGGCAAAGATGGTGGCTATCTACCTCGGGCTCGGCACTCTCATCGGCTTCGACAACCTCATGTACTCGTACGCGCTGCAGTACCTGCCGGTGTCCACCTTCGCACTGGTGGCCGCCACGCAGCTCGCCTTCAACTCCATCACCTCCCGCCTCATCAACGCACAGCGCTTCACGGCGCTCATCGCCAACTCCGTAGTGGTGCTCACCTTCTCGGCCGCGCTGCTCGGCGTCTGCTCCTCCTCCGACGGGACCTCTGCCGCCGACCTGCCGCGCGGAATGTACACGCTGGGCTTCGTCCTCACGCTGTCGGCCTCCGCCGTGTTCGCGCTCATCCTGTCCCTCTTCGAGGTGACCTTCGAGAAGGCAGTCGGGGGGAGGACGCTCCGGTGGGTGCTGCGGGTGCAGATGTGCACCAACTTCGTGGCGGCGACGGTGGCCGTGTGCGGGCTGCTGGCGTCCGGGGAGTGGCGGACGATCCCGGGGGAGATGGCGGCGTTCGAGGACGGGCGGGCGAGGTACGTGGCGACGATGGTGGGGACGGCCGTGTCGTGGCAGGCCATGTCGGTGGCAACGCTGCGGCTGATCACCAGGGTGTCGTCGCTGTTCGCCAACGTGACGGGCACCGTGTCGCTGCCGCTGGTGCCGGTGTTCGCGGTGGTGCTCTTCGGGGACAGAATGACGGGAATCAAGGCCGTCGCCATGCTCATGGCCGTCTGGGGGTTCCTCTCCTACGTCTACCAGCACTACCTCGACGGCCGCCGCGCCGCGGCCAATGGAGATGAAAGCGGAGCGGCAGAGTGCTGCTTCTGCAAGGCGCGAGCGGGCGGCGAGGCCGTTTTGCTCGCTTGA